The sequence TTCATAAGTTCTTTTAAACTCTTGTCTTATGCCTGTGATGTGATGTTTTTTTAGCAAATGAAGTTCCTTAGGTGAATTGTGATGCAATGCtgcctttatttttttatggtttgTGAAAATGTTTTATGCTAAGAATGACTCTCTTCTATTTCAGATTTGCCAGAGACTTATGGTACAGGGAATTCCAGGGACTAAGCCTTGTGTTGGTCCATTTGATGCTATACGAGAAGTAGTAAAAGCTGAAGGAATTCGTGGGATGTACAGAGGATTTGGATTAACTGTTGTGACTCAGTCTCCTGCACAGGCTCTTTGGTGGGGTGCCTATGGTGCTGCTCAGCACATCATTTGGAGGtaaaaattcttcttcttaaagGACAAAAATGATACAGTAACTGAATTCCTTTGTTACCTTAGGAATCTCGGTTATAGTGACAACGTGGACAAGAAACCGTCACACATGCAGATGGTTGCGGTCCAGGCTACAGCTGGATTGGCAGCTGGTGCCTGTTCGTCAGTAATTACAACTCCCATAGATACTGTTAAAACACGACTTCAGgtaaaaactttattttttttctgttgGATTGGTGAAGAAATAACTCAAATTTTGCGAGGCTATTCTGATGATTAGATTTGGTGGTGTGTCTTAAGGTTATCGATGATTATGGTGTTGGGAGACCTTCTGTACTAAAGACCACAAAAACGCTTCTCAGAGAAGATGGATGGAAAGGATTCTATAGAGGCTTTGGACCTAGGTTCCTCAATATGTCTTTCTATGGAACAACGATGATCGTCACCTATGAGATAATCAGTGAGTTGCGAtcaatctttttctttacattttcatttCTTCGCTCTTGttcttttcatttgtttttcttatgttCACTTTCTACATATAAGTTGATTTGAGTACAATTAACTGGCGACTAATGTTTCCCTCTTGTTCCAGAGAGATTATCTATTAAGCAAGTTTGATCATTCGGACTCCAAACCCCAAAGGGCATCGATATTTTCGGGAACTTTTTGAACTACTAACAGTGAGGCTTCATATCAGGCAgctaacttaattattttttctcttgttATTCTTTTATGACATTTATAGGGACTTATGTCCATTTAATCTGTCATTGTCAGATTTCAGTAGTTTCTAATGTACAATGTTTTCACCTTGCACTCCTCAAGATAGATCAGAGGCTTGAGAGCTTGTCatatcttttatctttttaaaattcatagcAATAAGACTTATGGTGCTTGAATTTATTGGcttataatttcatttttgttcaaatagtagtgttctttttcttttcacattAGGAGCAGTCAAAGAATATGTGTGAGAACAATTCATCGATACCAGTGGTGCACATCAAGAAAGGCATAGGTACTCCATTTCTCGAGTCGTTCAATTGTTGTTAACCTTCCATGGAGAGCTACCCACATAATGAATTGATGTCATACCTGACTGACCACAAGCTAATTTCTTCCACTAGACTTCAGGATAGATCAGGAGAAGAGCTTATAAGCTTTTTAATTCATGAACTTATCTGCAAGGGTCTACGGAAGTAACTCTGTCTTAATCTCCTCATCTCGTAACCAGCTTCGTGCCTCGAAAAGGTTTTTGACAGTCCAGCATGCTTGCCATGGTATCGGACGTTCTCAATTGATCAATTTCGTATATAGGAAACCATGTGTCCGCTGCACCCATAATGTCTCCTCCTTAGCAACCACCGCCAATAGAAGTTTAAGGATAGCGGCCTTGTTCCATATTGTAACAGTCGATTAGATTTTACCCCGGCATACACATCTTCTCCCAGACGATGAGGGCTTTTCTAGAGGTTTCACAGCTTACCTTTCAATGAAATGTGAGAAAAATACTAGTAAACCATTCAGTGATTCTAAAACCTTCCACTATATGACAAGAACTTGGTAGTCCAACACCTTATCCTAGTGAATGCAGGTAAGACAGGACGAGAAAGAGGCGAAAAATTGGCTagatggaaataaaatgggaaaatgaGGTGAAGAGGGAGTCAAGTAggaattgaagaaaagaaatccCAGCTCTGTATCCGACGCAGTAAGGGGAATCATTTCTCGACACTTGAAGCTGCCTAAACAGAAGACTACGTATCCTCTCCGGTTCATGGAGAGGAAGTTGTCAAAATAGGAAGGTCTGTTTCGCCTCTGCGTCACAGATCTGCAAGCCGTGTTTTTGCAGAAGTATAAATGGACTTCGggttttgttattataattattttttttttctagtttttggGAGAACGACTACTTGGATGATATATGTTTACTCCAACTTTAGGGTTCACTCATGTGCTTTTCATCTATTCgatttcttttatgattattgaACATTCAAAGATTGAAAAACAGATTATGGTAGGTAATTTCCCTTATTCTAGGCTATGTCTATGAATGATGGTGTAGTAAgctaaataatttgaaaatgtcCGATTAACATACTACACTGGTTTAACACAAAATTGACATCCTGTAGATGTGTCAATTACATTCAATCTGATAAGACAATCTAACTAGAGATAAGCTGTCCATGAGCATCATGACATAGGTAAAATGGAACGAGGAGGCAAGCCCCCCATCTCGGTCTCTCTTTCTCCTTGAGTCGGATGAATCGAGGGTTCAAAACCTCAAAAACACttaaatcaaatatgaaaacaGAGAAATGTAAGTTACCATTATATTGAAAGAGTAAAAAGTAATCGATAGCAATTGAATAGTAATTCTTAAATTGGTTTCGTCCATGGTTGGGCCATTTGTGCCAATTGAGTTTTACAATAATTTAACTTTCCAGATTACTCCTATGGGAACTTCAAGGAACACAACATCAAGGCTGAATGCGGACTTCCTTCACATAATAGACGATTGGAcacaaagaaaattaattttatcatcaataggatcaattagtgttggtacttatgctaaacaaacataattcaatcaaagaatattaattttatcatcaatatgATCAattagtgttggtacttatgctaaacaaacataattcaaccaaagaaaatcaattttatcatcaataggatcaattagtgttggtacttatatTAAACAACcataattcaactttttatttaGATGTTAGAAGTACTAACCTTATCTCCTACTTGATGAAAGAAGCAATATAGtcttgtatcaactttttgaatTTAGATGTTGAGCTTAATtagaataaaaattatgttcTAATAAATTGAAGTCAACAACATTTCAAGTTGATATTCCTAAAGTAAGttcaatttatattaaattcaaGCTATAATTTCAAATCCAAACTAGTCTgaaaatcacaattcaattagttatatataacCTTCAAGTTTTTAAGTTCAATTAGttcaaaaattcacaacttaagtTCTAAAATTCcacaataattcaagattactaaCGTTTAACAACctaaagttctaaaatcctacaaaaattcaagttctctaaagttcacaacttcaagttttagaatcatacaataattcaagatttctaacGCTCACATCTATAAAAATTCAAGTTCTCTAAagttcataaatttaaattctaaaatcctacaataattcaagatttctaaaGTTCACAACTTAAAACTCTAAAAACCTACAAAAATTATAAGTTCTCTAAAGTTTACAgtttaaagttctaaaatcccACAAAAAATCAAGTTCTCTAAAATTTACaacttaaagttctaaaattctacaataattcaagattactaaCGTTTAACAACCTAAAGTTCTGAAATCCtacaaaaagaatttcaagttctctaaagttcacaacttaaaatttaaaatcctacaataattcaaaatttctaaCGCTCACAACcttataaagttttaaaatccTATAAAATTTAAGTTCTCTAAAGTTCACAAATTACTGTAAAATCCTACAACAATTCAAGATTTCTAAAGTTCACAACCAAAAACTCAATTCTAAAATTAGTTATACATAAACTTcaaactcaaaacttagctAGTTATATTCGAGTTCTAAATTCAAGTTCAATAACAAAATTCAATTTCAGACTAATTGCTAAACGTAGTTATATATAAACTTTTAATCCAAGGATTagttatattcaaattttaagttcaagttcattatctaattaaattcaagttcatataatttctaaaattagttatatataaaattttatgccaagaataattagttatattcaaattctaattaAGTTGAACTACTTCAAGTTCtaataaaattcatcatatatcTAATTTCTAAAATTAGTTATACATGAACTTCAAACTTAAGAATAACTTGTTATgttcaaatttcaagttcaagtttTAAATCTAGCTTCAATTAATCTTACTTCAAATTAATACTTCACTAACTAACAGTCAATCACATTAAAAAGAATTCCAATTCAAaagtacaaaaacaaaaaacccTAACTCAGtcactaactaactaacaatcaattaaactagtactaaaattaaaaaaaaaactaaatcattcactaactaactaacaatcTATCAAACTAGTattcaaataataaaacatCTTGAATCATTCACCAACTAACAATCAATAAAGTACAAATTCAATACACTAATTAACAAATCAAATCTaactcaaattgaaaaaatttaaaaataatatcatgaaACTCTAACCTTTaattaaaggagaaaaaggCAATGAAGAGACAATGGAGCAGCAGGAGTTGTTGTTGGCATCGGCATCGGTAGTAGCGGACAGCATCGGCGTCGGCGGAATcttagagagaaggaagagaagagagaaggaaggaGAAGGAAAATAGGGAAATTTCGCGTCTggtctcaaaaatattttaacaaaagCGACGGACAACGTCCCTTTGTCcatcacttttttaaaaatagttgaccaaaattttaaccaaaaagcGATGGACTAAGAGACATTGTCCGTCGCTCTTCTTAAATGTTTCACTAgtcattttgataaaaaaaatgacgtGCTTAGTAACACTTCGGAGGTCcatgacctaatctagagcctcacatgatgaactaagaCTTGAAACACTGTTTATATgcttaaaataatgtatttaagacatttaggaagtgttagagtcaaaacattAAAAAACGACCATGACGCCCCGTGAATTGTGAAGTGTGTGCTAGcatgccttggcatgtttcatggggttttaagagtcagaaTTTAATGAAAGTTGACATAAAGGTGTTAAATATATAGAAGAGAGTGTTTAGGATCGAAATGtatgggtacgactccctaaggaccaccctaagggtccttgaggaggacccttccatttGGACCCAAAAGCTGTCAATTGacagtgtgcaaccacgagcCAAGCGACTAGCCGTCGTTTGATCAGCGCTTCGTCGATGGCCTCTTATGTTGACACTTACTCGGTTGTCCAGGATGCTCCAAAAATTAAGTCTCTTTCCCAAACGACGATCAGCAGTACTGGGCCATCGATGGGACTACGGGGCATAGGTCGGGGAATCGTGGTTTAGGGGTCTGTTTCACTATCAAGTTTTAACTTAggtgaattaattagttaattagttaggtgattaattatgatttaagggtggataattaagttagttaagggACTATATAAGACCTAAACCTTATTACACTAGCCTAACAcgattcccaaacccaaattctctcCAACttgtcttttctttctctctctattgcaAGAACTTATTGAAGAACAATTCAAAGCTTGAGTAGGACTTCAAGACTTCATATTTTCTCCATAAAACACTAAGGAATCCTAAGGTATGGAAtctcttcactcttgggatctctttccccaagaggcttttcaaaattgatttcacaaAGATGTCAAAAATATGGGTTTCATTCTAAgtacgaaattgatctttcaaattgagTTGATattggtttattttgattattagtgatggattatgaatatatattgattaattctTGTAGTTCTTAGTCCTTGAACTAGTCTATGATATAATCTATGAATTGAATCCTTTACCCTAACCCAAGCTATGAATTGGACTTGTAGATGATTAGGGTTGTTGGAATTGgttatgttattgtttaattcactatattatgatgatgagtgggttattgtataattatgatgaattgaggGTGAGATTCTTGATGAAGTCCATGGAGGCTTTTTGGTAagattttgtgatcttgaactcTTAACTTCAATAATGATGGGTTATATTTGGTAATTATGTTGTGCAGTTGAAGTAATATATGTGATTAGAtcaagaagatgatgatatgataattattatggaatgtcttgactatacgaattgtgagatcatgttaagggTATGTTGATACAAGGTTGAATGTGAACCATttgtgtgccttactatgatatgattatgatgtgcTGTCTCACGAATGAAGGGTTGTTATGAAAGGACATTGTCATGAAATacctaatgagataatgacaTGATATACAATGGGTTAGTCTTTTATGGCCTAtactaagctatgattattaagaatgacttaaagacatttcaaaaagggactttagcttagcaccaagtgaacttgacaatgagaggtgttgactccccataGAAGGGAGAAGGCAAGAAgaaagatcttctatttgtcaagaaaATACATCTACAtgtgtttgcttctaataaATCTGAATCTATGAATGATGAGGATTGAGAATTTTTGCATTTACAGATTTGTGGCTATATCAGACAAGGAGTTgaagataattttaaaaatcacattgtaaatgagacacatgccagaagtttgtgggacaagctcGAGACGCTATATGCTTCAAAGACTAGCaacaaaaaattgtttttttgaaaCAATTGACGAACATCAGGTATAAATACGACACTCCTATTTCTATTTCTaattatattaatgattttcagggtgttcttgaccagATGCCCGAAATGGATGTAAAATTCGATGTAGAAATTCAAGGACTATGGCTTCTAAATACTCTGCCACATTCTTTTGAAACTCTTCgagttttttaattaattcttctCGCTGTGGTGTTGTGACCATGAAATATGCTAAGagtggtgtcttgaatgaagatatgagaagaagatctcaagACTCATCATCTTCTACTTCACACTCCGACATTTGGGTTACTGAAGACAGAGGGAGAAACAAGTTTAGAGGTCAGAATGACAGAGATAAAAGTAGAGGAAAGTCAAAGTCTAAATtcaagaatattacatgtgaTTGTTGCCACAAAATGGACATATCAATAAATTCTGTTTCAAGTATAAGAGAGATatcaaaacaacaaaagaaagaaggcGATAATGAAAATTGTGTTGATGTTGTTGACCTTCTTGTTTCTTTTGATGAAAATGTCGTTAATCTTGTTTGTGATGAGTCTAGCTGAtttgtggattctggtgctacttctcatgtcacgcccaagaaggaattattttcttcttgtacttaaaagtaatttttggaTGTTGAAAATGGGTAATAATCATGAAGTTGAGGTTCTTGGTATTGGGacaatttgtttggaaagtaaTAATGGTTCCAAACTAGTTGTCAATAATGTCAACATACTCCAAATgtcgcttgaatttgatttctgttGGATACCTTGATGAAGAGGGTTATGTCAATACCCTTGGTGTTGGCTAGTGGATGCTTACAAGAGGTTCAATGGTGGTAGCTCGTGGtgacaagttgtctaacttgtatATTTTTCAGGGCTCCATTTTTTGATGCTTAGTGaatttggtggagaatgatacttAATCAATGTTATGACATAGAAGATTGAGTCATATGAGTGAGAAGGGGATGAACAATTTGGCTAAGGAGAATTTGCTTTCTGAagtgaaacaagcaaagttgacaagtgtgttcattgcttagcagGTAAACATAagagagtttcttttcagagttATCCTCCTTTAAGAAAGTTTTATTTGTTGGAGTTGGTACATTCTGATTTATGTAGTCCTTTCAAGGTAAGGTTTCGTTGTGGTGCACTATATTTTGTGACTTTTGTTGATGATTATTCACGCGAACTCTTGGTATTTTCTTTGATGTCCAAGGATCAGgtacttgatgtgttcaagagttttcagACCTTGGTTGAGAGACAGACaaggaagaaattgaaattcatTCGTTTTGATAATGGTGATGAGTATATTGACCCTTTTGATAGATATTGTAGAAAGCAGAGTATTCCGCATCAGAAAACTCCTCTGCTAAATAGtttggcagagaggatgaaTAGAACTCTTATTGACAGAGTTAGATGTATGCATTTAGATAATAAGTTGTCAGATTCCTTTTGGGCAAAAACACTTAGTACTGCTGcatatgttatcaatttatctcctaTTGTTGCTTTGAATGGTGATGTCCGACAGAGTTTGGCTtggtaagaatgtttcttatgatcatcttaAAGTTTATGGGTGTAAAGCCTTTGTGCATCTTCCAaaggatgaaaggtcaaagttAGATGTTAAAACTAGGCGATGTATCTTTGGTGGTTATGATCAAGATGAATTCGGCTATCGTTTCTTTGATCCAtttgagaagaaacttgttagaagtcgtgatgttgtgttctttgaagaccaaacaatttAAGATCTTAACTAAGTTGATTCTCAGAATAGTGGCAACCTAGTTGATATTGATCCAGTGCCTTTGACTATTCCACCAGGTGAAAATCTtcaaaatgatgaaaatcaagttgatatTGAAGATGGTGATCATATTCAGAATGACCAGTATGGTGATGATGCTCCAgtgcaagatgatgtggttgGTCAACAACCAAGTATTATTGATGCTACAGAGAGTTCTCTcagaagatctactagagagaAAATACCTTCATCTTGTTATTCTTCTaatgagtatgtactcttgaATGATTGGGGAGAACCAAAGAGTCTCGATGAGGCTATAGAAagtgaataaaaagaaaagtggTTTAATATTATGAAGGTTGGAATGAAGTCTCTACATGATAATTatacctttgatttggttatgTTACCTAAAGATCGAAAAGCTTTAATAAATAGGTGGATTTTCGGGGTAAAACATGAAGATGGTAAACCAGTTCCATGGTACAAGGCTAGATTAGTTGTGAAGGGTTTTAGCCAGAACAAGCGaattgattttgatgagatattctctACAATTGTGAAGATGTCATTTATCTGTGTGGTTCTAGGCTTGGCTGCAAGTTTGGACTTGGAAGTTGaacaaatggatgttaaaattGTTTTTCTCCATGGTGACTtggatgaagaaatttatatggagcagATGAAAGGCTTTGAAGTCAAGGGaaaagagaattatgtttgcaaattgaagaagagcttgtatggcttaaaacaagctcccagacaatggtacaaaaagtttgatTCTTTTATTAATCAACAGGGCTTCAAGAAGACATCTTCCgaccattgtgtttttgtgcaaaaaTTCTCTGACGGTGACTTTATTATCATTTTGCATTAAGTTGATGACATTATTGTTTTTGGTCATAATTCTTGCAGGATTAAAGAGTGGAAAAAGTCCATGTTTTTGTCCGTGATAGAGATACCAAGAAGTTGTGGTTGTCATAAGAGAAGTATATTCAGAAAGTACTTCGTAGATTCAACATGGACAAAGCTAAAACTGTCAATACACCTTTAGTTATGCACTTTAAATTTAGTACTAGACATTTTCCTTCTAGTGATAGtgagaaggaagatatgaagaaagttccttgtgcttcagctgttggtagtttgatgtatgcaaTGATGTGTACAAGACCAGATATTgttcatgttgttggtattgttAGTTGTTTCTTTTTAATCCAGGAAGAGAGCATTTTTTTTACTGAACGACCCTTGAGGGGGTCAGGGGCTTAGCAACACCCCTGGGCCTTATCATTAATATCGACAAAAGGTACTTAAAGGGGGACTTGGCCTTACCTCTAATCCTATGGTGGGTCGCGTCAACCTACCAACTAAGGTCTCACCCTATAAAGTTCTCGTACTCTAAAATTAAACACCTAGAGAGGACTCCTCTCTAAATACAAATTTCTAGAATACATAAATAggggagactctccctttacaaAGAAATCCTATATAACTGACCTAGTTCAAAGACTATACCTAATCTAGATATATTCCCTTAAATAGGAATTATCATATGCTACATTGTCATAATGTAAGACTTGTTAATTGTGAAGTATATATTGtgatgtgatttcatgttggTATCATTAGTTGGTCCCTTTCTGCTGAACTACTGTCATTGAATATGTTACATGATTCTGCAGCCTTATAACTAGACATACAAATTCCTTTGAAAGAATGCATAATGCATAGTTGATGTCTTCAGAGGTTTAAGTCCCATTTCTGAAACTCTATCCTCCTCTCTATTCGACTAAGATTCCTGCATAAGTGTATCTGTATTCCTTCTTCCAGTAATTTTATCTGCAGaaatcttcttttttcttgaCTGAAACCTGtgattaattaatcaaaaatcaaatcatatcGTATATAATTTAATAGAAAGGTTATTCAAAGTGGTTGTTGAATTCTTCTCAACATCTTTCTTCTAAAACTTGGTAGTCCCTCCTTCTCCAATATATAACTTCCTCTTGCTGTTGGTGACAATTGATTGTGAGTATAATAGATTGAGGATTATCTTGGTTGTGACTCTGCTTGAACAGGAAATCAGAGGTACTGTTAGCTTTTCTGTATGTATGATTACACTGAAAAGATTCACTTTGATTAGCTAAATCTTGAAGTTCCTGCACAAATTTTGTAAGCCTCCAAGAAGGATCATAAACCTGCAAAAACCATTTAGTGAGTAACGCAGAATCTACttctaatataatatttttatacccATGTTGAATGCATCAATTTAGCCCATAACTGGCAGCCTGAATTTTTGCTTGATTATTGG comes from Solanum pennellii chromosome 1, SPENNV200 and encodes:
- the LOC107016274 gene encoding solute carrier family 25 member 44-like isoform X1; translated protein: METETSTAPQLAALADTDINWDRLDKARFHIIGAILFTLQSALIHPTAVVKTRMQVAGSQLNGFSVFRHIIRSDGIPGIFRGFGTSAVGSLPGRVLALTSLEVSKDMMLKYTQAVNMPESTRAALANGFAGMVSNLVSCVYFVPLDVICQRLMVQGIPGTKPCVGPFDAIREVVKAEGIRGMYRGFGLTVVTQSPAQALWWGAYGAAQHIIWRNLGYSDNVDKKPSHMQMVAVQATAGLAAGACSSVITTPIDTVKTRLQVIDDYGVGRPSVLKTTKTLLREDGWKGFYRGFGPRFLNMSFYGTTMIVTYEIIKRLSIKQV